The genomic segment TCCTGTTCAATTGCTATTATGTTCACCTCATCTAAATTCTAAAAAAAGTTTATGTTGTTTGTCAATAAAACACAGAGGGTAGTGGCAAGACATTAAAATAGCAGGTTTTTCAAAAATATATTACAATAAAACAATATGAAGCAAGACATTAAAACTCAAAAACTAACATGGATTGATATTAACAGCCCAACTGAATCTGATGTCCGTTATCTAAAAAAGAAATTCAATATTCATCCATTGGTTTTAGATGAGCTGATCAATCCAACTCCCAGGCCAAGAGTAGAGCGTCATAAAGACTACCTTTTTATGGTGCTTTATTATCCCATGTATAATGTTGAAACAAGAAAAACCAGTTCAAGAGAATTAAGTATTATTGTTACTAAAAAAGCAGTGATTACCAGCCACTATAAGCCAATTCCTCCTTTAAAAACCCTTTTTGACAATTGCAGATTCCACAAACAATCCCAACAAACATATATGTCAGAAGGATCTGGCCAGCTTGTTTACTATATTCTAAGCGCTTTTTGGAAAAACTGCTTTAAAAAACTAGAGAAAATAGATGAACGGATTGATAATATCCAGAAATACATTTTCAGCGGACAGGAAAAAGAAATGGTTTTAGAAATATCTCTTGTTAAAATAGATATTATTAATTTCTGGAGAATAATTGAACCGCAGAAAGAAGTTTTAGAATCTTTATTAAAAGAAGGGTTAACTTTTTTTGGGCGAATACTTCTCCCCCACTTTTCTGATGTTTTAGGAACCTATGAAAGGGTTTCAAATAATTTAGAAACTGACAAGGAAACAATCTTGGCGTTAGAAGATACCAACCAATCACTTTTATCAACAAGGATTAATGAAGTAATGAAAGTTCTAACAACCTTTTCAGTTATTATGCTTCCTTTAACGCTTATAGCTTCAATCTGGGGAATGAATTTCCCAAAATCACTGCCTTTAAGTGATTCTCCAGCAGGATTCTGGCTAATCTTCATTTTAATGGCTATAATTCTTTTTGTAATGGTAATATATTTTCGTAAAAAAAAGTGGCTTTAAAAATTTAAAATATATGGAAC from the Patescibacteria group bacterium genome contains:
- a CDS encoding magnesium transporter CorA family protein, which encodes MKQDIKTQKLTWIDINSPTESDVRYLKKKFNIHPLVLDELINPTPRPRVERHKDYLFMVLYYPMYNVETRKTSSRELSIIVTKKAVITSHYKPIPPLKTLFDNCRFHKQSQQTYMSEGSGQLVYYILSAFWKNCFKKLEKIDERIDNIQKYIFSGQEKEMVLEISLVKIDIINFWRIIEPQKEVLESLLKEGLTFFGRILLPHFSDVLGTYERVSNNLETDKETILALEDTNQSLLSTRINEVMKVLTTFSVIMLPLTLIASIWGMNFPKSLPLSDSPAGFWLIFILMAIILFVMVIYFRKKKWL